The following are from one region of the Pseudodesulfovibrio piezophilus C1TLV30 genome:
- a CDS encoding aminotransferase-like domain-containing protein, whose protein sequence is MSDKFARRMGTVHRSFIREILKVTADPEIISFAGGLPNPELFPVHAMDTASREVFAAVGASALQYSTTEGDLGLRTIIASRYEQRGLQVDPDSILVTTGSQQILDIVAKVFLDRGDKVVIERPGYLGAIQAFSFFEPEFLTVTLESDGPNLVELEKRFEQGAKCFYAVPNFQNPSGVTYSLEKRQAVAELADKYGVLFIEDDPYGELRFLGEDLPSIYSLCHEPGLLCGSFSKIAAPGFRIGWVVAEKEVYDKLVIAKQASDLHTSTVAQAIMRRYLETNDIGSHVGLIKERYGRQRQCMVEMIHQYFPVGVSIIEPEGGMFLWGTLPEGVSSMDVFDTAIKKKVAFVPGRPFYVDGSGENTLRLNFSNSDEQKIEVGIKRLGECLKEFLQ, encoded by the coding sequence ATGTCCGATAAATTCGCCCGGAGGATGGGGACGGTCCATCGATCGTTCATCCGGGAAATACTCAAAGTGACCGCTGACCCAGAAATTATTTCTTTTGCCGGGGGACTTCCCAATCCTGAATTGTTTCCGGTTCATGCCATGGATACCGCTTCTCGGGAAGTCTTTGCGGCAGTCGGAGCATCAGCCCTCCAGTATTCCACCACTGAAGGTGATTTGGGCCTTAGGACTATTATTGCCAGCCGATATGAGCAGCGAGGTCTTCAGGTTGATCCTGATTCCATACTCGTGACCACCGGTTCTCAGCAGATTCTTGATATTGTGGCCAAGGTTTTTCTTGATAGGGGAGATAAGGTCGTTATCGAGCGCCCAGGCTATCTTGGAGCAATTCAGGCTTTTTCTTTTTTCGAGCCGGAGTTCTTGACGGTTACACTTGAATCCGATGGCCCGAACCTTGTTGAGTTGGAAAAACGCTTCGAGCAGGGTGCCAAGTGTTTCTATGCCGTGCCAAATTTTCAGAATCCTTCTGGCGTGACCTATTCACTGGAAAAGCGTCAAGCCGTGGCAGAGTTGGCAGACAAATATGGTGTCCTTTTCATTGAAGATGACCCTTACGGTGAACTCCGTTTTTTGGGGGAAGATCTTCCAAGTATATACTCTTTGTGTCACGAACCAGGTCTTCTGTGCGGGTCTTTTTCAAAAATAGCTGCACCGGGTTTTCGGATTGGGTGGGTTGTGGCTGAAAAAGAAGTCTATGACAAGCTTGTTATTGCGAAGCAGGCCTCCGACCTTCATACGAGCACGGTCGCTCAAGCTATTATGCGGCGGTACCTCGAGACCAATGACATTGGATCGCATGTCGGGTTGATCAAGGAACGCTATGGGCGGCAGCGTCAGTGTATGGTTGAGATGATTCATCAATATTTCCCGGTCGGTGTCAGTATCATCGAACCGGAGGGCGGAATGTTCCTGTGGGGCACGTTGCCCGAGGGTGTCTCTTCCATGGATGTTTTTGATACTGCCATCAAAAAGAAGGTGGCGTTTGTTCCCGGCAGGCCGTTCTATGTGGATGGTTCTGGTGAAAACACACTTCGACTCAACTTCTCCAATTCCGATGAGCAAAAGATTGAAGTGGGTATCAAAAGACTGGGTGAATGTCTTAAGGAATTCTTGCAATGA
- a CDS encoding Fe-S-containing hydro-lyase → MAEYKLSMPLTDEDVAQLRAGDVVFLTGVIHSARDAAHKKLVELLDEGSALPFALEGSAIYYVGPSPAPPGRPIGSAGPTTSYRMDTYAPRFYGLGMKASIGKGKRSEEVKAAMQEHKGVYLGATGGAGALLSNSIVESTVIAFEELGPEAVRAMKVKDFPLLVINDCHGGELYVKPDMEASQ, encoded by the coding sequence ATGGCTGAATATAAGTTGAGCATGCCGCTGACAGATGAGGATGTTGCACAACTCCGGGCAGGGGACGTTGTCTTTTTGACAGGAGTCATTCATTCAGCTCGTGATGCAGCGCACAAGAAGCTTGTCGAATTGTTGGATGAAGGAAGTGCTCTCCCATTTGCTCTGGAAGGGTCGGCAATCTATTATGTCGGTCCATCTCCGGCTCCTCCTGGTCGACCTATAGGCTCAGCCGGTCCCACCACCAGCTACCGAATGGATACTTACGCACCTCGATTCTATGGCCTGGGCATGAAAGCCAGTATTGGCAAGGGGAAACGCTCTGAAGAAGTCAAGGCTGCCATGCAAGAGCATAAGGGCGTATATTTGGGTGCTACAGGTGGAGCAGGGGCTTTGCTTTCAAATTCTATTGTCGAATCAACGGTTATCGCTTTTGAAGAACTTGGGCCAGAGGCCGTTCGGGCAATGAAGGTGAAGGATTTTCCCTTGTTGGTGATTAACGACTGTCACGGTGGGGAACTCTACGTAAAACCGGACATGGAAGCGTCACAGTAA
- a CDS encoding fumarate reductase flavoprotein subunit codes for MQTIYTDLLVVGAGLAGERAAVEAADAGFSVTCLSLVPARRSHSSAAQGGMQASLGNSVMGEGDCPDVHFADTVKGSDWGCDQEVARMFADTAPVEMRRLAHWGVPWNRVVSGKSIYYKGGQQFEKVEKTEKQGLIMARSFGGTAKWRTCYTSDGTGHAVMCTMDNRCAQVGVEVHDKTEAIGMIQDGETCSGVVARCLRTGELLVYLSKATMIASGGFGRVYPNTTNAVICDGGAHTLCIDTGVVPMGNMEAVQFHPTGIVPTDILVTEGCRGDGGTLLDVNEKRFMHEYEPDKAELASRDVVSRWMTHHMREGYGVKSSYGEHLWLDIRHLGKDHITGKLREVHEICTSFLGVDPIHQLIPVRPTQHYSMGGVRTNKDGAVYGLKGLFAAGEAACWDMHGFNRLGGNSLAETVVAGGIVGKKITEYLQGSETVFDTALIHSAVSRHETRIDALRKCSHGSENVYRVRSAMQDALNKGANIFRNQEGLEKCVASLQEVLIRAKHIGLRSDGKGVNPELAAALKLEGQVRMALMVAYGALMRTESRGSHNREDFPARNDRDWLNRTLAYWKNPDDTLPTLEYESATKVVEIPPGERGYGHSKIIRADKGRA; via the coding sequence ATGCAGACTATTTACACCGATTTACTTGTTGTGGGAGCGGGGCTGGCCGGTGAACGTGCTGCTGTGGAGGCCGCTGATGCAGGCTTTTCCGTCACTTGTCTCAGCCTTGTCCCTGCTCGACGGTCCCATTCGTCGGCAGCACAAGGGGGCATGCAGGCTTCACTGGGAAACAGTGTCATGGGTGAGGGAGACTGTCCTGACGTTCATTTTGCTGACACTGTCAAAGGCTCGGACTGGGGATGTGATCAAGAGGTCGCCCGCATGTTTGCCGATACCGCTCCTGTTGAGATGCGCCGCTTGGCACATTGGGGAGTGCCTTGGAATCGGGTTGTTTCCGGTAAATCGATTTATTACAAGGGTGGCCAGCAGTTTGAAAAGGTGGAAAAGACAGAAAAACAGGGGTTGATCATGGCCCGTTCCTTCGGAGGCACTGCCAAATGGCGTACCTGTTACACCTCGGATGGCACAGGGCATGCCGTGATGTGTACCATGGATAATCGCTGTGCTCAGGTTGGCGTGGAGGTCCATGATAAAACCGAGGCCATTGGCATGATTCAGGATGGTGAAACCTGTTCCGGTGTGGTGGCGCGGTGTCTTCGTACCGGAGAGTTGCTCGTTTATCTGTCCAAGGCGACCATGATTGCTTCAGGCGGTTTTGGGCGTGTCTACCCTAATACGACAAATGCTGTGATCTGCGACGGTGGGGCGCATACGCTCTGCATCGATACCGGAGTGGTTCCCATGGGAAACATGGAGGCGGTACAGTTCCATCCTACCGGGATTGTTCCTACCGATATTCTGGTCACGGAAGGATGTCGAGGGGATGGGGGAACGCTGTTGGATGTCAATGAGAAACGTTTCATGCATGAATATGAGCCGGACAAGGCTGAATTGGCATCGCGTGATGTCGTTTCTCGGTGGATGACCCATCATATGCGCGAGGGCTATGGGGTCAAATCATCCTATGGCGAGCACCTCTGGCTCGATATCCGTCATTTAGGTAAGGATCATATTACCGGAAAGCTTCGGGAGGTCCATGAAATATGCACATCTTTTCTGGGTGTTGATCCCATACACCAACTGATTCCCGTGCGACCGACTCAGCATTATTCTATGGGGGGCGTTCGGACCAACAAGGACGGGGCGGTTTACGGGCTCAAAGGGCTTTTTGCCGCAGGAGAAGCCGCGTGCTGGGATATGCACGGCTTTAACCGGCTTGGTGGGAATTCCCTGGCAGAGACTGTTGTGGCAGGTGGTATCGTAGGGAAAAAAATCACAGAATACCTTCAAGGGAGTGAAACTGTTTTCGATACCGCACTCATCCATAGTGCCGTCTCTCGTCATGAAACAAGGATAGATGCACTGCGAAAGTGTTCTCATGGTTCCGAGAATGTCTACCGGGTTCGTTCAGCCATGCAGGATGCTTTGAATAAGGGGGCCAATATCTTTCGCAATCAGGAAGGATTGGAGAAATGTGTCGCATCTCTTCAGGAGGTTTTAATCCGTGCGAAGCATATCGGGCTTCGTTCTGACGGCAAAGGTGTCAATCCTGAATTGGCTGCGGCACTCAAACTTGAAGGGCAAGTGCGGATGGCGTTGATGGTTGCTTATGGAGCTCTTATGCGAACGGAATCACGCGGGTCGCATAATCGTGAAGATTTTCCGGCTAGAAATGATCGGGATTGGCTGAATCGCACTTTGGCGTATTGGAAGAATCCAGACGACACTCTGCCTACGCTTGAGTACGAATCTGCAACGAAGGTAGTGGAAATTCCACCGGGAGAGAGAGGATACGGTCACTCAAAGATTATTCGAGCTGATAAGGGGAGGGCATAG
- a CDS encoding response regulator: MRFLIVDDDESIHLYLKSLLDGLAECDCVLSGEEGVESFFRALVGKNPYDVVMMDILMPGMDGHQAAEIMRAEERKRGITEINQFKLVMITSLVDDTNVSKAFFNTHASCYIVKPLEKDKVLEELRENLIL, translated from the coding sequence TTGCGCTTTTTGATAGTCGATGACGATGAAAGTATCCATCTGTATCTCAAGTCGCTGCTTGATGGTTTGGCTGAATGCGACTGTGTGCTCTCAGGTGAAGAAGGAGTTGAATCCTTTTTTCGTGCATTGGTGGGGAAAAATCCCTATGACGTTGTCATGATGGATATTCTCATGCCTGGAATGGATGGGCATCAAGCCGCCGAGATCATGCGGGCAGAAGAGAGAAAGCGTGGGATCACTGAAATCAACCAGTTCAAACTGGTGATGATCACATCCTTGGTTGATGATACGAATGTCAGTAAGGCTTTCTTCAATACTCATGCTTCCTGCTATATTGTTAAGCCTCTTGAAAAAGACAAGGTCCTTGAAGAGCTGCGAGAAAATTTGATCCTTTAG
- a CDS encoding fumarate reductase iron-sulfur subunit — translation MSRLLKFNIFRYNPEESSSRPRMEEFVLEETDSMTLFIALNRLREEQDPALQFDFCCRAGICGSCGMVINGRPGLACHTKTQDLPGEITLLPLPVFKLVGDLSVDTGSWFREMYTRTESWIHTDKAFDPCALEERMENRDAIAIYELERCVECGCCISACGTARLRDDFLGAAGLTRVGRFLIDPRDQRTNDDHYEIIGNDMGIFGCMGLLACEDVCPKHLPLQNQLGFLRRKMGITSLKRLFFKG, via the coding sequence ATGTCCAGGTTGTTGAAATTCAACATATTCAGATACAATCCGGAAGAGTCTTCATCACGGCCGAGGATGGAGGAATTTGTTCTCGAAGAAACAGATTCCATGACATTGTTTATCGCCCTGAATCGGCTGCGTGAAGAGCAGGACCCGGCACTTCAATTTGATTTTTGTTGTCGGGCCGGTATCTGTGGCTCGTGTGGTATGGTCATCAATGGCCGTCCAGGACTTGCCTGCCATACGAAGACGCAAGATCTTCCTGGGGAGATCACTCTTTTGCCCCTGCCGGTTTTCAAACTGGTTGGCGATTTGTCTGTAGATACCGGGTCGTGGTTTCGCGAAATGTATACACGAACAGAGTCGTGGATTCACACAGATAAGGCATTTGATCCTTGCGCTCTTGAAGAGCGGATGGAAAACAGGGACGCCATAGCCATTTACGAGCTGGAACGGTGTGTTGAGTGTGGGTGTTGTATCTCGGCATGTGGCACAGCTCGTCTGCGTGACGATTTTCTGGGAGCAGCCGGATTGACTCGGGTAGGGCGTTTTCTCATTGACCCGCGTGATCAGCGTACAAACGATGATCACTATGAAATTATTGGTAATGACATGGGGATCTTCGGGTGTATGGGATTGCTGGCCTGTGAGGATGTGTGTCCGAAGCACCTTCCGTTACAGAATCAACTCGGGTTCCTACGCCGCAAAATGGGGATCACATCTCTGAAGCGGCTTTTTTTTAAGGGATAG
- a CDS encoding FAD-dependent oxidoreductase: protein MSQHIVVIGSVALGPKAACRFKRLEPGSTVTMIDQSSLISYGGCGIPYYVSGDVSDARELCTTSFHMVRDPQFFKDVKGVDVQILTKATRIDRENKRVEVENMNNGEKSFIDYDQLVIATGASPRKLNLPGEDLKGVSYVCNPDDATRIRDGISKGEVGNAVIVGAGFIGLEMAEAFADMWGVETSVVEITDQIMPRLVSPALATMAQKHMEEGGVNFYFGEKVVAIEGEDGKVTRVVTDKRTLDADSVIIAAGVIPNSDLAKEAGLEVHDRGGVIVDEFMRTNDAAIYSGGDCAIVKHLITGQPVFLPLGSMANRQGRVIGTNLAGGDARFDGVVGSFVVKLFESSLAGTGLSLETATGAGFDAISVLLIQMDRAHFYPSKELMTLEMVVEKETRRVLGVQGYGSAKDALVGRINSVAAILKNKPTIDDISNMEMAYSPPFAAAMDILNSLANLADNALNGINRGVGPDGFQELWDKREQGACFFLDCREEADAAEYIKRNPDYWHNIPQGQIYQHLEEIPKDKPVVLVCNTGARSYEAQVMLDDRGFKDVINVQGGMAAIKKYGVDV from the coding sequence ATGTCACAACACATTGTCGTAATTGGCAGCGTGGCCCTTGGGCCCAAAGCTGCATGTCGCTTTAAGCGACTCGAACCAGGCTCCACCGTCACGATGATCGACCAATCGTCGCTCATTTCCTATGGCGGCTGTGGAATCCCCTACTATGTCTCGGGTGATGTTTCTGATGCCCGAGAACTCTGCACAACCAGTTTTCATATGGTAAGGGACCCTCAATTTTTTAAGGATGTCAAAGGAGTAGATGTCCAGATTCTTACAAAAGCCACCAGGATTGATCGCGAGAACAAGCGGGTGGAAGTGGAGAACATGAACAATGGCGAAAAGTCGTTTATCGATTACGACCAGCTCGTCATTGCCACAGGCGCTTCTCCCAGAAAATTGAATTTGCCGGGAGAGGATCTCAAAGGGGTCAGTTATGTCTGTAACCCCGATGACGCCACGCGCATCCGTGACGGTATTTCCAAAGGTGAAGTTGGCAATGCAGTCATCGTTGGTGCCGGTTTCATCGGCTTGGAAATGGCTGAAGCCTTTGCTGATATGTGGGGGGTTGAAACCAGTGTGGTTGAGATTACCGATCAGATCATGCCGAGGCTCGTCAGTCCGGCCCTCGCAACCATGGCCCAGAAGCACATGGAAGAGGGAGGCGTCAACTTCTATTTTGGTGAGAAAGTTGTCGCTATAGAAGGGGAGGATGGCAAGGTTACTCGGGTGGTGACAGACAAGAGGACGCTTGATGCGGATTCGGTCATCATCGCTGCCGGTGTAATTCCCAATTCCGACCTGGCAAAAGAAGCTGGGCTTGAAGTGCATGATCGCGGTGGGGTCATCGTGGATGAATTCATGCGGACAAATGATGCAGCCATCTACTCCGGTGGCGACTGTGCCATAGTCAAACATTTGATAACCGGGCAGCCTGTCTTTCTGCCGCTTGGGTCCATGGCCAATCGGCAGGGGCGGGTAATCGGGACCAATCTGGCTGGTGGCGATGCTCGTTTTGATGGTGTTGTCGGTTCGTTTGTAGTGAAGCTTTTTGAAAGTTCCCTTGCCGGAACCGGCTTGAGTCTCGAAACAGCCACTGGAGCTGGGTTTGATGCAATCAGTGTATTGCTCATCCAAATGGATCGCGCTCATTTTTATCCTTCCAAGGAACTTATGACACTTGAGATGGTCGTGGAGAAAGAGACGCGGCGCGTACTTGGTGTCCAAGGATACGGCAGTGCCAAGGATGCCCTGGTGGGCCGTATCAATTCAGTGGCGGCGATACTTAAGAACAAACCGACTATTGATGATATTTCCAATATGGAAATGGCCTATTCTCCGCCTTTTGCTGCCGCAATGGACATCCTGAACTCTCTGGCCAATCTTGCAGACAATGCGCTGAATGGGATAAATAGAGGAGTGGGGCCTGACGGTTTTCAGGAGTTGTGGGATAAGCGGGAACAGGGTGCGTGCTTTTTTCTGGATTGCCGCGAAGAGGCGGATGCAGCAGAGTATATCAAACGTAACCCGGACTACTGGCACAATATTCCTCAAGGACAAATATACCAACATCTTGAAGAAATTCCGAAAGATAAGCCTGTTGTCCTTGTCTGTAATACAGGCGCACGTTCCTATGAAGCCCAAGTCATGCTGGATGACAGAGGGTTCAAGGACGTTATTAATGTGCAGGGGGGGATGGCCGCCATCAAGAAATATGGTGTAGATGTATAA
- a CDS encoding M16 family metallopeptidase: protein MFRKALLLGGLLMLLTSCQTTMNKKITSPEVAPTLPSLSETHDGDTHIIKLQNGLTVLIKQDDRFPLVNARLYVHAGSAYETPQLAGISHLLEHMVFKGTKKRGLGQSARDIESVGGSMNAATSFDYTVFYVEVPDSSWKLGLDVITDMAFNPTIDPDELKSEKKVVLEELERGEDTPGNKLFKTLQGMIWKGTSYEWPIIGSRETVSSFTHKDIKQYIKDFYQPQSMLLAVVGKVDPDQVLAEAQRLLGHLSNTKTVTPPETITIPATGHGPQVVKLPGKWNKVYLGAAFPIPHGTSAEMAGLELLSQLMGGDDSSRLYRKFKYEKQLVDDISVSPLALERGGMLYVNATLDADKVDQFWAEFMAELSSFDATSFSDREIERARLNLEDSMFLAKETLSGLASKTGYFQFFENGEQAEKNYLFALSQVTREEMKTLYAKYIRPEQLATAVLVPESSELSPEKMVSVTQSLWSTQDNIQKTQIHKMDTAEQVVELPGGNKLVLLPDATLPYTAMSIYWTGGDGELSPDQQGLAALTAKSLTRGTMNMSATEIQDFLSDHAASIGSSAGRNVFALETKYPVRFTDKILPLIREVLTAPAFDAKEIERAKQDQIAGIKRREDRPLGLAFRQLFPFLFKTGPYALLHQGTPEEVEQLSQSDIMRFWGRQSMHPFTIAVCGQFDSEMIKAFSSDISQTLTAPGNGYEFTTPEWNTERERTLHLPDRNQSHILMVFPTPGQSDRDTSARLELLKAALSGQSGLLFRDLRDKQGLAYTVTAMLWQSKNTGFMALYIGTGPDKVEASLQGFNKVLADLTAKPLPEEELARARNILVGDYYQEHQSLLSRSRQAASLLTRGFDRDYEHDIIERAKTVTPKEIQELVRDYLDPNKAYMMKVTP from the coding sequence ATGTTTCGAAAAGCACTTCTGCTGGGGGGATTGCTCATGCTCCTGACCAGTTGCCAAACTACCATGAACAAAAAAATCACATCACCAGAAGTGGCCCCGACGCTCCCGAGCCTGAGCGAGACACACGATGGAGACACACATATCATCAAATTACAAAACGGCTTGACTGTTCTCATCAAACAGGATGATCGCTTTCCCCTGGTCAATGCCCGGCTCTACGTCCATGCTGGCAGTGCCTACGAGACTCCCCAGCTCGCGGGAATCAGCCATCTTCTGGAACATATGGTTTTCAAAGGCACCAAAAAACGGGGACTGGGGCAGTCTGCCCGTGACATCGAATCTGTCGGCGGTTCCATGAATGCGGCGACCAGTTTTGATTATACCGTATTTTATGTTGAAGTTCCTGACTCATCATGGAAGCTGGGACTTGATGTCATTACCGATATGGCTTTCAACCCGACCATTGATCCTGACGAATTGAAAAGCGAAAAAAAAGTTGTTCTGGAAGAGCTCGAGCGGGGTGAAGATACTCCCGGCAACAAGCTGTTCAAGACACTTCAAGGCATGATCTGGAAAGGGACCAGCTATGAATGGCCCATTATCGGCTCCCGTGAGACGGTCTCTTCATTCACCCACAAGGACATCAAGCAGTATATAAAAGACTTCTATCAGCCTCAGTCCATGCTGCTCGCCGTGGTCGGCAAAGTTGACCCTGATCAGGTCCTGGCTGAAGCACAACGACTACTCGGTCACCTTTCGAACACCAAAACCGTCACGCCGCCTGAAACCATCACCATCCCCGCGACTGGACACGGTCCTCAAGTGGTCAAACTGCCTGGCAAATGGAACAAGGTTTATCTTGGAGCCGCTTTTCCCATTCCACACGGCACTTCTGCCGAGATGGCTGGATTGGAACTGCTCTCACAACTCATGGGCGGAGATGATTCCTCCCGTCTCTATCGAAAATTCAAATATGAAAAACAGTTAGTTGACGATATTTCAGTATCTCCTCTTGCCCTTGAGCGAGGGGGGATGCTCTATGTTAATGCCACCCTCGACGCTGATAAGGTCGATCAATTCTGGGCAGAATTTATGGCAGAACTATCATCCTTTGACGCCACGAGTTTTTCTGACAGAGAGATAGAACGTGCCCGGCTCAACCTGGAAGACTCCATGTTTCTGGCCAAGGAAACACTCTCGGGACTGGCAAGTAAAACCGGTTACTTTCAATTCTTCGAAAACGGTGAACAGGCTGAAAAAAATTATCTATTTGCATTGAGCCAGGTGACCCGCGAGGAAATGAAAACTCTCTATGCAAAATACATCCGCCCAGAACAACTTGCGACTGCTGTCCTTGTTCCCGAATCAAGTGAGCTCTCACCTGAAAAAATGGTATCCGTGACACAGTCTCTCTGGTCGACTCAAGACAATATTCAAAAGACACAGATTCACAAAATGGATACAGCGGAACAGGTGGTGGAACTGCCAGGAGGCAACAAGCTTGTCCTACTGCCGGATGCAACCCTGCCTTATACCGCCATGTCCATATATTGGACTGGTGGCGATGGAGAGTTATCCCCCGATCAACAGGGATTGGCCGCTCTAACTGCCAAATCCCTCACTCGTGGCACAATGAACATGTCGGCTACAGAAATTCAGGATTTCCTGTCTGACCATGCTGCGTCGATCGGTTCCAGCGCCGGACGAAATGTCTTCGCTCTTGAAACAAAATATCCAGTTCGTTTCACAGACAAGATTTTGCCGCTGATACGTGAGGTTCTGACTGCGCCCGCCTTTGACGCCAAGGAAATTGAACGCGCCAAACAGGATCAGATCGCCGGAATCAAGCGTCGCGAAGACCGCCCGCTCGGCCTTGCTTTCAGACAGCTTTTCCCATTTCTTTTCAAAACAGGCCCTTATGCACTACTGCATCAGGGGACACCGGAAGAAGTGGAGCAACTCTCCCAGAGCGACATCATGCGCTTCTGGGGCAGACAATCCATGCATCCCTTTACCATTGCAGTCTGCGGACAATTTGACTCTGAAATGATCAAAGCGTTTTCCAGCGATATATCGCAGACGCTGACAGCGCCGGGCAATGGGTATGAATTCACGACACCGGAATGGAATACCGAACGGGAACGGACACTGCACCTTCCTGATCGTAACCAATCACACATCTTGATGGTTTTCCCGACTCCGGGTCAATCGGACCGAGACACCTCCGCCCGCCTGGAGCTGCTCAAGGCTGCCCTTTCCGGCCAGTCTGGTCTGCTTTTCCGAGACCTGAGAGATAAACAAGGGTTGGCTTACACAGTCACCGCTATGTTGTGGCAAAGCAAGAACACCGGATTCATGGCACTTTACATAGGAACCGGGCCGGACAAGGTGGAAGCCTCGCTGCAAGGATTCAACAAAGTGCTGGCGGACCTGACTGCCAAGCCACTGCCGGAGGAGGAGCTTGCCCGTGCCAGAAATATTCTGGTTGGAGATTACTATCAGGAGCACCAGTCGCTCCTCTCCCGTAGCCGCCAGGCCGCGAGCCTTCTTACCAGAGGGTTTGACCGGGACTACGAGCACGATATAATCGAACGCGCAAAAACAGTGACTCCAAAAGAGATTCAGGAGCTTGTTCGGGATTATCTCGACCCGAACAAGGCGTACATGATGAAAGTCACACCATAA
- a CDS encoding fumarate hydratase: MREIQAEAVVQAVAKMCMSANTELPTDVREKLKMALVKETAPSAKEVLRQLLENADLAKETKLPLCQDCGLAVFFVEIGDDCRVVGGNLRELINEGVRQGYRDGFLRKSACDPLSRDNTGDGTPAIIHFDVVPGDSLRIFFMAKGGGSENMSRVTMLAPAQGWDGIKQFVVNRIAEAGPNPCPPTIIGIGIGGTFDHAAKIAKKSLMRDLNDTHPDPAIAAREKELEEALNKLGIGPMGLGGKTTVLSVKITMEPCHLASLPLAVNVQCHSQRHEEVVL, encoded by the coding sequence ATGAGAGAGATTCAGGCTGAAGCCGTTGTACAAGCGGTGGCAAAAATGTGCATGAGTGCCAATACCGAACTTCCGACAGATGTACGGGAGAAGTTGAAAATGGCTTTGGTGAAAGAGACTGCTCCCTCCGCCAAGGAGGTATTGCGGCAGCTTCTTGAAAATGCGGATTTGGCAAAGGAAACAAAGTTGCCCTTATGCCAGGACTGTGGTCTCGCCGTTTTTTTCGTTGAGATCGGGGATGATTGTCGGGTGGTGGGGGGCAATTTGCGGGAATTGATCAATGAGGGAGTGCGCCAGGGCTATAGGGATGGTTTTCTGCGCAAGTCCGCCTGTGACCCGCTTTCTCGGGACAATACCGGGGATGGTACTCCGGCTATCATTCATTTTGACGTGGTTCCGGGCGATTCTCTTAGGATATTCTTTATGGCGAAGGGAGGCGGTTCTGAAAATATGAGTCGCGTAACCATGTTGGCTCCGGCTCAAGGGTGGGACGGAATTAAACAATTTGTTGTCAACCGGATAGCGGAAGCCGGTCCGAATCCCTGCCCTCCGACCATTATTGGTATTGGAATAGGGGGAACTTTTGACCATGCGGCAAAAATCGCCAAGAAATCACTGATGCGTGATTTGAACGATACCCATCCTGACCCTGCAATTGCGGCCAGGGAAAAGGAGTTGGAAGAGGCTTTGAACAAGCTTGGCATCGGTCCAATGGGCCTTGGGGGAAAAACAACGGTTCTCAGTGTCAAGATAACCATGGAGCCCTGTCACCTGGCGAGTTTGCCCTTGGCTGTCAATGTTCAATGTCATTCACAACGTCATGAAGAGGTGGTGTTATAA